The genomic region GCGGAACACCAGATGTCCGACAGCGATCCGTCGGCCCCCAACGGGATGACAACAGGGGCGTGGATCCCGGATCCGTCGGCCGACCACCCGCATAGTCGGAACCACGTGATGTCCGATCGTGAGATGAGCCGACCATGCGTCTGCCAAGCCGTCAGGCCCTCATCGCAACCGTGGCCTTGCTCGTCACCGTCGCCGGGTGCGGCGGCCCGGCCACCCGGCCGACCGCACCCTCGCCTCCTCGGGATGCGGGCTCCGCGGTCGCCTCCTCCCCCACCGGCCCACGGGCATTCACGCTGGTCGCCACGGGCGACGTCCTGCCCCACACCGAGATCATCCGCCAGGCCGCGGAGGACGCCGGAGGCAGCGGGTACGACTTCACCAAGATGCTCGCCGGTGTCAAACCGGTGATCAGCAGCGCGGACCTGGCCATCTGCCACATGGAGACCGTCTACGGTCCCGACGGCGGGCCGTTCACCGGCTATCCGTCCTTCAAATCACCCCCTCAGGTCGCCCGGGCCCTCAAGGACGCCGGCTACACCTCCTGTGACACGGCTTCCAACCACACCCTCGACGACGGTTCCGCAGGCATCCGGCGCACGCTCGACGCCATGGACGCCGTGGGCCTGAAGCACACGGGCTCCGCACGCAGCGCGGACGAGGCCGGCAGGCCCGCGCTGCTCAAGGCGGGTGGCGCCACCGTGGCCCAGCTCGCCTACACCTACGCCACCAACGGCATCCCGCTGCCCGAAGGGCAGCCCTGGGCGGTCAATCTCATCGACCGGGACCGAATCCTCGCCGACGCACGGGCCGCGCGTGCTGCCGGGGCGGACATCGTGGTGGTCAGCGTCCACTGGGGCACCGAGTGGCAGGACGAGCCGAACGAACAACAGCTCACCCTCGCTGCCGATCTGACGTCCCGGCAGAGTGACGGCCGGCAGGACATCGATCTGATCCTCGGCACCCACGCCCACATCCCGCAGGCGTACGAGAAGGTCAACGGCATCTGGACGGTCTACGGAATGGGCGACCAGCTCGCCGGACACATGTTCAACTACTCCGGGGCGGAGGACCCGCGAGGCAACTGGAGCTCCATCGCCCGGTTCACCTTCTCCCCACCGGGTCCAGGAGGACAGCGGTGGACCGTCAGCAAGGCCGAGTTCATCCCGCAGCTCACCGATCTCGGCCCGCCCTACCGAGTCCTCAACCTGACCGAGGCGGTCCGGCGCGACCCCGGTCGCAGCGACTACGCGCGCGCCCTGGAGCACATTCGGTCGGTCGTGCTCAGCCGCGGTGGTGCCGCCGCGGGACTGACGACGGCCCCTTGAGCGGCAGGCCCGTCGAAGGCCCCGTCACCGTACCTCGCCGGTCCCGCCGGGCAGCGCCTGCTCGGCCCAGATGGTCTTCCCGGTACCGGTGTGGCGGGTACCCCAGCGGTCGGTGAGCTGGGCGACGAGCATCAGCCCGCGTCCGCCCTCGTCATAGGTGCGGGCACGGCGCAGGTGGGGGGCGGTGCTGCTGGCGTCGGAGACCTCGCAGACCAGCGTCCGCTCCTTGATCAGCCGGAGCCGGACCGGCGGGGCGGCGTACCGGATCGCATTGGTGACCAGCTCGCTGACGACGAGTTCGGTGACGAAGGCGAGGGCATCCAGGCCCCAGGCTTGGAGTTGGGCCGTCGCCCGGGCCCGTGCCTCGGCGACGACGGCGGGGTCACTGGGCACCTCCCACTCCGCGACCTGCTCGGCGTCCAGCGCCCGGGTCCGGGCGACGAGCAGCGCGACGTCGTCGGGGTTGGGCTCGGCGAGCATGGCCCCGAGCACGAGGTCGCAGGTGTTCTCCAGCGAGGGCTCCGCACCGCCGAGCGCGGTGAGCAGGGCGTCCAGGCCGACGTCCACGTCGCGGTGTCGGGTCTCGATGAGGCCGTCCGTGTACAGCGCGAGGAGGCTGCCCTCCGGAAGCCGGCGGTCGACGGATTCGAAGGGCAGTCCACCCAGTCCCAGGGGTGGGCCGGTGGGCAGGCGCAGGAAGTCCACGGTGCCGTCGGGGGTGACCACGGCGGGATCGGGATGGCCGGCACTGGCCAGTGAGCAGATCCGCGACACCGGGTCGTAGACCGCGTAGAGGCAGGTGGCGCCGAGGTCCGAGTCGGGGGCGTGCACGTCGGCGGCGCGTCCGGTGCCGAGCCGGATCACCAGGTCGTCCAGGTGGGCGAGCAGTTCGTCGGGGGCGAGGTCGACATCGGCGAGGGTGCGCACTGCCGTGCGCAGTCGGCCCATCGCGGCGGAGGCGTGGATGCCGTGACCGACCACGTCACCGACGACCAGGGCGACGCGGGCCCCGGAGAGCGGAATGACGTCGTACCAGTCGCCACCGACGCCGGCCCGGGAGTCGGCGGGCAGGTAGCGGCCCGCGACTTCCACGGCGACCT from Kitasatospora azatica KCTC 9699 harbors:
- a CDS encoding CapA family protein; the encoded protein is MRLPSRQALIATVALLVTVAGCGGPATRPTAPSPPRDAGSAVASSPTGPRAFTLVATGDVLPHTEIIRQAAEDAGGSGYDFTKMLAGVKPVISSADLAICHMETVYGPDGGPFTGYPSFKSPPQVARALKDAGYTSCDTASNHTLDDGSAGIRRTLDAMDAVGLKHTGSARSADEAGRPALLKAGGATVAQLAYTYATNGIPLPEGQPWAVNLIDRDRILADARAARAAGADIVVVSVHWGTEWQDEPNEQQLTLAADLTSRQSDGRQDIDLILGTHAHIPQAYEKVNGIWTVYGMGDQLAGHMFNYSGAEDPRGNWSSIARFTFSPPGPGGQRWTVSKAEFIPQLTDLGPPYRVLNLTEAVRRDPGRSDYARALEHIRSVVLSRGGAAAGLTTAP